CTTCCGAATATTCATTAATTTTTCTATAAATGTAGGCATTCAAATTTTCCTCTGGATTCTCATCTAAATTTTTCTTTACACTTTCTACACCTAAAAAAATTGAAGATGGCAAATCACAAAATCTACACTCTACTCCATTTTCCTTTGCCCATAAAATAGCTTGATATTCTGGAGAAAACTCTGCAAATGGATATACTATTGTCTGGATAGGCGCTTCTAAAGTGTAAGCCATTACAGCAATTGGCGGAACAATATTTTTTCCAGTAATTTCGCTAATAAGTTCATTAAAATCAGAAGGCCCTTCTATCAAAACGATTTTTGGCTGTATTTCATCTAAATAATTTTTCAAATAATGTGCTCCAGCTGGTGAAAAATGCCTAACTCCGAATATATTCGGTTTTCCTTCATTTTGTTTTTTCATTTATTCCACCGCCTTTATTTAGTAGCTTTGTTAAGTGCCTTACATTCTTTGTAAAGATCCAGCCATTCTGAACCTCGTTTTTTCATAATATTTTCCAAATATTCTTCCCAAATTTGCCCATCTTTACTATCTTCTTTTACTACAGCTCCCTGCAATCCTGCCGCCAAGTCATAATCTGATATCTCTCCATCCCCAAAACTTCCAGCCAACGCCATACTATTCGCTAAAAGTGAAATAGCTTCTGCAGTCGATAACACATTTGCAGTCGGCTTTATCTTTTGTCTTCCATCTAACGTAACACCTTGACGCAATTCTCTAAATACCGTACAAACTTTTTCAATAACTTCCTCTTCAGGCAATTTCGCATTTAAATCCAAATTTCCTGCAAGTTGCGTAACTCTACTTCTAACAATATCTATCTCTGCTTCAAGTGTATTCGGACTTGGTAACACCACAATATTAAAACGTCTCTTTAACGCTGCCGACATTTCATTAACTCCCTTATCACGAGTATTCGCAGTTGCAATAATAGAGAACCCTTTTTTAGCTGGAATTTCTACATTCAATTCAGGTACACTCATTCTTTTTTCTGACAACAAAGAAATCAACGCATCTTGCACTTCTGACGCACAACGAGAAATTTCTTCTACTCTAGCAATCGCCCCATCTTCCATCGCTTTATAAATCGGACTTGGTATCAATGCATCTTTTGTAGGCCCTTCTGCAATCAACATCGCATAATTCCAAGAGTATCTAATTTGCTCTTCAGTCGTTCCCGCTGTCCCTTGAATAACTCGTGTCGAATCTCCATTTATCGCCGCCGTCAAATGCTCCGACAACCAAGATTTCGCAGTTCCTGGCTCCCCAATCAACAACAATGCCCTATCCGTAACCAAAGTCGAAATTGCAATCTCAACCAATCTTTTATTTCCAATATATTTAGGCGTTATCACTTTTCTTCCAGCTTTACCTCCACAAATATACGTCAACACTGATTTAGGTGACATTTTCCATCCAGTAGGTATTGGATTTTTTTCCGCCTTAATTAACGCATCAATTTCATCTTGAAACATCTGTTCTGCTGTTAATCTTTGTAATTCTTCTTTTTTAGCCATTTTTTACAACTCCTTCACTTTCATTCCATTATTTAACTCTTCTAGCCATTTTTCACATAAATTTATAGACATTCTTTTTGTTTTTTTATCCATTTCAAATAATTCTTCAATTTGCTTTATTAATTCACTTTCAGATATAGGAACTTCATTTAAAATGTATCCTATTGATCTTACTCTATTATGTAATTTAGGTGCATTTTTTTCTATATCTATCTTTCCTTTAAGAAAATCCTTATAATCTGTCCATCCCAATTTATTTAAGAATACTATATCATC
The DNA window shown above is from Leptotrichia wadei and carries:
- a CDS encoding ATP-binding protein; translated protein: MAKKEELQRLTAEQMFQDEIDALIKAEKNPIPTGWKMSPKSVLTYICGGKAGRKVITPKYIGNKRLVEIAISTLVTDRALLLIGEPGTAKSWLSEHLTAAINGDSTRVIQGTAGTTEEQIRYSWNYAMLIAEGPTKDALIPSPIYKAMEDGAIARVEEISRCASEVQDALISLLSEKRMSVPELNVEIPAKKGFSIIATANTRDKGVNEMSAALKRRFNIVVLPSPNTLEAEIDIVRSRVTQLAGNLDLNAKLPEEEVIEKVCTVFRELRQGVTLDGRQKIKPTANVLSTAEAISLLANSMALAGSFGDGEISDYDLAAGLQGAVVKEDSKDGQIWEEYLENIMKKRGSEWLDLYKECKALNKATK